The following proteins come from a genomic window of Trifolium pratense cultivar HEN17-A07 linkage group LG4, ARS_RC_1.1, whole genome shotgun sequence:
- the LOC123919896 gene encoding probable glucuronoxylan glucuronosyltransferase IRX7, whose amino-acid sequence MENHNNRPSKNRGYYVKMKLMHKHGRPQQEKNNFNTFHKYFKWILWLSLSLYFFTSYLISNNNNSHNNNNIKHQKTKPTHVIKSLSEPISTNKTESLKNLKVFIYDLPPKYNKNWLKNSRCKTHLFASEVAIHRALLTSDVRTFDPYDADFFFVPVYVSCNFSTVNGFPAIGHARSLISSAVKLISTEYPFWNRSRGSDHVFVASHDFGSCFHTLEDVAMKDGVPEILKKSIVLQTFGVTYEHPCQKVEHVVIPPFVSPESVRNTLENFPVNGRRDIWVFFRGKMEVHPKNVSGRFYSKKVRTVIWKKFNGDRRFYLQRHRFAGYQSEIARSVFCLCPLGWAPWSPRLVESVALGCVPVIIADGIRLPFSSAMKWSEISVTVAEKDVWRLAEILEKVAATNLSSIQRKLWDPRTRKALLFNSWVQEGDATWQVLHSLSEKLYRSYRSSRVSRQLDSDT is encoded by the exons ATGGAAAATCACAATAATAGACCCTCAAAAAACAGAGGATACTATGTTAAAATGAAACTCATGCATAAACATGGTAGACCTCAACAAGAAAAAAACAACTTCAACACTTtccataaatattttaaatggaTTCTTtggctttctctttctctctattTCTTCACTTCATACCTcatcagcaacaacaacaatagccacaacaacaacaacataaaacatcaaaaaacaaaaccaaCCCATGTAATAAAATCACTTTCTGAACCCATTTCAACCAACAAAACAGAATCTTTGAAGAACTTGAAGGTGTTTATCTATGATCTTCCAccaaaatacaacaaaaattgGCTTAAAAATTCAAGATGCAAAACCCATTTATTTGCTTCAGAAGTTGCTATTCATAGAGCTTTATTAACAAGTGATGTTAGAACTTTTGACCCTTATGATGCTGATTTTTTCTTCGTACCTGTTTATGTTTCTTGTAACTTTAGCACCGTTAATGGCTTCCCTGCAATTGGTCACGCACGTTCGTTAATTTCCTCAGCTGTTAAACTCATCTCCACCGAGTACCCTTTTTGGAACCGAAGCAGAGGATCCGACCATGTTTTCGTAGCTTCTCATGATTTCGGTTCTTGTTTTCATACCTTG GAGGATGTGGCAATGAAAGATGGGGTACctgaaattttgaagaaatcGATTGTGTTACAAACGTTTGGTGTTACTTATGAACATCCTTGTCAGAAGGTTGAGCATGTTGTTATACCACCATTTGTTTCGCCGGAAAGTGTAAGGAATACACTGGAGAATTTTCCGGTGAACGGACGGCGAGATATTTGGGTGTTTTTCCGGGGGAAAATGGAAGTTCATCCTAAGAACGTTAGTGGAAGATTTTACAGCAA GAAAGTGAGGACAGTAATATGGAAAAAGTTCAACGGTGACCGGAGATTCTACCTTCAAAGACATAGGTTTGCCGGTTACCAGTCAGAGATAGCACGTTCAGTGTTTTGTCTATGTCCATTGGGGTGGGCCCCATGGAGTCCAAGACTAGTTGAGTCTGTCGCATTGGGTTGCGTACCGGTAATCATAGCTGACGGTATCCGGCTACCATTTTCCTCCGCCATGAAATGGTCGGAGATTTCAGTTACGGTGGCGGAGAAAGATGTATGGAGGCTTGCGGAGATATTAGAAAAAGTGGCGGCGACAAATCTAAGCTCTATTCAGAGGAAATTGTGGGACCCACGGACAAGGAAAGCACTACTTTTTAATAGTTGGGTCCAGGAAGGAGATGCCACGTGGCAGGTCCTACATTCATTGAGTGAAAAGTTGTATAGGTCTTATAGGAGTTCAAGGGTTTCACGCCAATTAGATTCTGACACGTAA